GTTACAGCTGTGGGGGCTCATCAAAGCAGAGTCCACACGCTTACCGATAGTTTTCTCGTCGCGACAATAGCCACACATCCGGTGCGATTATTTGAATAAAGACGCAGCAGCATTCCAACCTCGCGGAAAATATTCGGAGTAGTATATGTCACTTTCGACCAAAGGCGTTTCTCCCCTAAAACTCTACCCTGCGGAGTCTACGTTTGTTACTTTGAGCTCGACAGTCATCGATGCAATCAAAGTCGTAGACGCTGCAGCAATGCAGATCGCCTTATGTATCGATGACGATAAGCGTCTTGTTGGTGTGATCACAGACGGCGATATCCGTCGCGCAATTCTGCGCGGCACCCAACTGCACAGCCCGATATCGCAGGTTCTCAATTATCAGCCTCTTGTCGCCCGCGAGGACATGAGCATGCACGAGCTGGGCCAGTTGATTTGCGCCAAGAGTCGAATCCTTCGACTGCCGGTTGTCAGCGCAGCCGGCAAGGTCATAGGCTTGTATCGGGCTGAGGAAATCGCGCCTGAGGCAGCTGGAGAGTGGCCTGTAGTGTTAATGGCCGGTGGCCTGGGTAGTCGCTTGCGCCCGTATACTGACTCGATGCCGAAGCCAATGCTGGAGGTAGGCGGACGGCCCATCCTCGAACAGATCATCTTGCAGTTCAAGTCACACGGCTTCCACCGCTTTTACCTCTCGGTGAACTACATGGCCGAGGTAATCAAATCTCACTTCGGTGACGGTAGCAATCTAGGCGTGGAGGTGAGCTACTTGGAAGAGTTCGAACGAATGGGCACTGCCGGCAGCCTGCGCTTGCTACCTACCGTGCCGGACACGCCTTTCTTTGTCATGAATGGGGACCTTCTTACGACAACTGACTTCAGCATGTTGATGCACTATCACCTCGATTGTGGTGCGGAAGCGACTATGTGCCTCCGCGAATACACAGTGGAAGTGCCGTATGGCGTCATCGAACACGAGGACGGGCGGCTGACCGGGTTCCAAGAGAAACCCAAGCACCAACATTTCGTCAACGCGGGTATATACGTTCTCAATCCTTCTGCATTGTCGCACGTTCCGGCTGAGGGCTACTTCGATATGCCCTCGCTCTTCGACAAGCTTATGGCCGATGATCCGGCAGCAGCTACGGTATATCCGCTTCGCGAGTACTGGTGTGATATCGGCCGTATCGAAGACCTCGAGCGCGCCCGGTATGATGCTGCAGAGATCATCGCTCTAAAACGGCCGCTAAGTCCTGCCGCGTAGGAGCATAAACGCCTCCGCTGCCGTGTACCCGCTCGCGGCTCCTCGCACCTTTGCGAGGGCGCCCACCGCTTCGAGGCTTCGGGGGAATGGGAACCCGCCAATTTCATCGCCGAACATCGAAGTGATGTGCAACTTCTTCTCCAATTGGCTGGAGATGTCGATATACAAATTGGGGAGGAAAGGATCGCTATTGAAAAGCCCTGCGTCTGTTTCTGATAGCGTTTCGTAGACCAGGGTCCATTTGATCGACGGGTACCGGAACCATTTCGTGCAAGCCGTTGTTGCTTCATACACCACGTGATGGTCTGAATGAGCATCTCCTCGGTGAGGAACCAAAAGAGTCGTTGGCTCCACCGACTTCACGACCGTTCCGATGGCGCTGACCATTTCGCCCATCGGAATCGTCTCAAGCTTGGCGGAGGGCAGATTGAGACGATGCACGCCAGCAAATCCATAAGCGTCGGCAACAGCCGAAATTTCCTGTTCCCGACGCGCAACCTTTTCCTGCGCCCACCCATGTTCGACAGAGATTCCAGTTACGACCAGCCAGTGGACCGATACTCCAGCCTCAATTGCTCGCAGGAGAAATCCGCCTGCTCCGAGTGTCTCATCATCAGGATGAGGCGCAACGATCATAACAGGGCCGCTGTTTGGTTCGAACATTTAGTGTCACTCCAGGATGAAACGCTTATTCAACAACTTTGGTCCGGACTCAACCTCCGCGAGTATCGCTGCAATTCTCGCGCCAGTGCGACCGTCGCCATAAGGCGTCCGGCATTGAGAAACGCGGTCGCGAAAGCCAGCATCGCGGGTTGCCTTGTCGATCGCCGCGGAGATTTCCCTTTCGTCGTAACCTGTGAAGATGACATTATCACCGCATTCGCGACCGCGCTGGCGTATGCCAACATTCACAACAGGGAGCCCGAGACTGGGGGCCTCGAGTATTCCGGCGGACGAGTTGCCTATCATCAATGATGCGTGCCGCAGCAGATTTACAAACTTCTGCCTGTCAAGATGATTGAAGACTTTGACGCGCGAACAGCGAGCGGCGAACTCCGCGATCTCCGCGCTTATTGCGTGGTTGCCCGGATCAGAGTTGGGTGCCATCGCCGCCACACGCAATTCGCTGTGCTCTAATACGCGCGTGATAGCCTTTATATGCTCGCTCGCCTGCGAAAAGTCGGTAATCGTCGGGTGGAAGAGCAGCACCACGTAGGGCGCACCGGCCCAATCTACCCCCACCGCCTCGTCCAGCTCTGCTCGGCTCATTAGAGGAACGGATAACAACCTATCGAGCCCCGACGCGCCGGTTACGTGGATCCTCCACTCCTCCTCCCCAAGCGCGCGGAGCCGCTTAGCACTCAACTCCGTTGTGACCATGTGGATATGCGCCATCTTTGATACGGCGTGGCGAATGATGTTGTCCACGTTATCATCGTCGGCGTGATCGCCACCGCCCACGTGTGCCAGCGGTATACGGTGATAGGCGGCAGCGATGGCGCCGGTCATCACTTCCTCCCTATCGCCCATGACGACAAGAAAGTCCGGCCGCTCGCGTGCGAATATATCAGTCATGCCTGTCAACTGGAGCGCCATGCCCTTGACGCGCCCAGAGAGTCCATCGGACGCGAGGAGCGAATCAACCTCACCAACGATTCGGTGACCATCCGCTCTGATCTGTTGCACCGAATACCCATGCAGACCCGTCAGGTGAGCGCCTGTGGCAATAACAGCGGCCTCCAGATCCGGTCTAGCGCCTACAGCTTCTATGATCGGCGCTAAAATGTCGTACTCCGAGCGTATTCCAGTCAGGAAATGTATCAGGCGACGGTGCATTTGCGGCCCTTCTTCTACGGACTTGCATGGACTGTTGCGTTCAGTCACTATCAAGGGGTTGACGCGTGAACGGAGTCTAGACGCGCGCGCAATTCAATAGAGATCAGAATCGAGCATCGATAGTCGCCACAATCGACTGTCAAACATGTCTTTCGATATTGGCAGAAAAGTTCGAGCCCCAAAGTATGTTACCGGCCCACCGGCCTTGAACCCCAAAGCTTCGAGGACCAATCTATGCGTCTCCTCCGGAAGGCACCAGGTTGAAATACGGGCGTGCCCGGCAGCCGATGCTCGTGCAATTACGGTTGACAACAGCGCTCGCGCGGCACTGTTGTCTGAACAGCGCAGCTCAACCAGGTCTGTCGCATCGGCACCATAGGATTTAGTGATTGCATAACCGGATATCTCACTGCCCTCACATAGGACCAGTCGCGTATACCGGTTATCAGGATGCTGGTCGAGTCGCCACGCTAGAATGGCCGCATTTCTCGCCCCGCAAATTGGCAGCTTTGGTCCAACGGCTTGAAAAAAAAGGTCAAACCGCTCGTCGATATGGTCGATCTCGACGACCGTCGAGTCTGGCCTGTAAACCTTCGAAAGAGAGCCCAAATCCAGCGTCAACGTGGGCACTTCGTAAACGTCACGCCAGCCAACCTTTAGCTGCCTGAGGGCGTGGACAGCCGCGTTGGGGAAGCCGTATACAGCCGCCACCCCCATCTCCGGGAGGTGACCATATAGCTTATTCGCGGTCTTCTCGAAAAGCCCGCGGCCTCTGTAGTCCGGGTGTGTCATTGTGGTCATGGACAAAGCGGCGGAAATTTCTGAGCCGTCCACGGACAGAGGCGCCGAATTCGCTGCATAGTGACCCACAAGCTCATCACCGGAGAACGCCAGCATCACTTTGGCCGAACCCGCAGGATGACCTAGATATCGCCACGTCCATGCGTCGCGTGACATTGACCTGGAAAACACTGTTTGAAAGAGTTTAGTGATCGCGCTTTCGTCACCCAGCTGGAACAATCGGTACTCAAACATCGACTTCACCCTGACGTTCAGCGGAGATCCTGCTCCGCGCAGATGTTATGCGCGCACCATCCGGAACATCACCTGCGACGACCGTCCCCGCGCCCACGAACGCTCCACTTCCCACCATTGCTCCAGGCACAACAATGGCGCCGGCGGCGATAAAGGAGTTGTTCCCGATCTTAGCCCCACCTAAGAGAACAGCTCCTGGCGCAATCATCACGCCCGAACCGATGACACAATCGTGATCAACGAGCGCCCCAGTATTGATAATCGAGCATGCGCCTACTCTCGCGTCCGCCTGAATCACGGCGCCTGCCATTACAACAGTACCCGTATCAATGACTGCGGACGACGAAACAATTGCCCTCGGATGCACCAACGTGGGGACGGTCGCTTCGAGCTCCAATAGTCTCTGAAATTCCCGCCACCGGATGTCTGTCCTTCCGGTTGCAGGAAACACTGCATATTCCCTCAACCAAGCGGCACCGTCGAATAGATCGCTGACGCCACCAAGAACGGGGGCACCAGCAACAATCTCTCCCCGCATCAAAGCGGGGTCCAAATACCCCGCCACCTGCCAGTGACTAGCACGCGCCACTTCGGCGACCACCTTCGCATGGCCGCCGGCGCCCAGGAGTATGAGGGATCGGCCTTCGCTCATTCGAAATCGCCCATCGAATAGAGCGTCAACGCCCTCACCTGCCGTTTCAAACGCTTTCCGATCATCTCGACTTCCAAAGACGGAGCCAATCCGGTGCCCGGACGCAGCAATATGATGTCATTTTCCGATAGCTTTTCTCCGGGCGACATGTCGCGGGCAGCAGCCAGACTGCGGCGACCCAGGCGACGCGACGATGCTTCGCATGGCTGAGGCTCCTTTCGGGCTTGACCGAGCGATCGTTCGACGATGCGAACGCCCTTCACCATCGCGGCGAATTCGGCCGGTTCCAAGGAAGCACGATGGTCCGGACCCGGGAGACCCCGATCCAACGTGAAGTGTTTTTCTATGATGCATGCGCCCAAAGCAACGGCTGCCAGCACGACCTCTATCCCTTCTGAATGATCGGAATAGCCAATTGGCAGCGATGTCACCTCTTGCATTAGCGGAATCGCCCGCAAGTGCAATTCGTCGAGGGGCGCTGGATAGCAGCTGGTGCAGTGGAGAACTGCTATCTCATTGCAACCAGAATTTCGCAATGTCGATATGCCGGTCATGACCTCTTCCATCGCGCACATACCCGTCGAGAGAATGACGGGTCGGCCGCGTTTTCCCATGTCGGTAAGGTAGGAGGTAGAAACGCAGTCGGGTGACGGAACCTTGAATGCGGGCACGTCCATTGCATCGAGCAGATCTATGCTGTCCCGGTCAAAGGGCGAGGAAAGGAAAATGATGTCTTCCGCAGAACAATGTTTCAGGAGCCGCTCGTGTGCCCTTGCGTCCAGCTCCAAGGCAGACAGCATCTGGTGCTGGTTTGTTTCCCCCGTGTTTGTCTTCTGATATGCCGCCGTCGGGGTGTCCCTGACGACCAGACGATCAGCCCGAAACGTCTGGAACTTTACGGCATCGGCCCCGGCCTTTCGCGCAGCCGAGATCATCCTCTCGGCTAATTCGATCGAACCGTTATGATTTACGCCAATTTCCGCGATGACAAAGCATGGCTCACCGTGGCCAATTGCACGGTCGCCAATCTTAAAACCAACGCTCATACCATGTACTCCTGAAAAGGGGCCGTGACGAAGATCTCCCGGGGAAGTTCGCTCTGTGTTCGAATTCCAAGCGTCCCCTTGTGTATGATCTCATCTACGATCTCCCTCAGCCTACTGTAAGTACTGTTGTCGAAGAGATGCGGATTCTTGGCCTTGAAGGCCCCTGCACCAGAGCTTGCCTTCGGCCCCAGTGCGAAGGCTTCTTCCATGGCGGCAAGCGTCTCCGCCGGGGTACAGCAAAGTGGGACGCCCAGAATCTCATCATACGCTGCTGGATAGCTCACGCCCGGCTGGCCAACAATCGCAACATTGCGTTCCAAGACCACGGCTTCGAGCGCGGTGACACTGTAGGCCGTCAGCACAAGGTCGCTGGCCATGAGAAGGTTCTTGATATCGGGGTCGATCACAGAACATATGTCGCCCGCGGCTTCATCGTCTATTATGTGTCTGTATCGCTCGATATGACCCTGCCCCTCCTCGGGATGGGTCTTGAGGAGGACCTTGACAGGCTGCATCAGACCTTTGGCCGCCTGTATTATCATCCGCCATAGAGCCATGCTTAACGCGGGCGGCATGGGCTGTGTGGGGACCGCGATGATGCGGTCGGCACCAAGCTCGAGACCAAGCCGTTCCCTTGCATGCAGACGCGCCTCTTCCGAATTGTAATAGTGCGGACGAAGTATGCGGGGAGACCCAAAAGATCGGACCCTCTCTGCCGGAATACCGAAGTGTCGGTCGTATTCCTGGACGAAATGGTCCGAGTACACGGCGGCGTAGTCTGTACGGATGCTTGTATAACGGCAATAGGCCGCGTTCAGGCAATGCGTTTCGATCGTCAAACTTGGAATGCCGCTCATCCGCGCGACAGCCCCGACGATTGCGTTGGTTGATGTTCGTATAGGGGAAATCGCGATGGCATCATACTCGTAGGATTCTAACAGCCTCTTCGCAAGAGCAATCTGGCCGACTTGCCGAAGCATGAAATCCACAAGTCCATCTCTAACGACACAGGCCAGAGCGTTGATGACCGCTGGATCGCGTTTCCACTCGCTTGCCAGGTTCGAGATTGGAGCCGCGAAGGCCGTAAATGTCGATGCACGGACGGCGGTACTTGCGCGGGCGTCCGGAACGGGTGAAACTGCGCGCATGAATCCTGGTAGAGAGGCATCGTTCTGCTTCAAACTGCTGAGCACGGGATCATCAGCGGCTCGACTGATGCTTTCGTGAAACGACCTCTCCCGCCCCTGCGTCCACACCACATCGACATTGAAATGCGTCTGCAGTGCGGAAGCGATTTGCACCGCATTGTAGCCGTATGCGCGGGTCTCATTTGAAATCAGCGCTATGTTGCGGCGCCCCCTTTGATGGCTACCTCGTCTATAACGAGGCAGCTTGGTTGCCTTTCGGAGATACGCTCGCACGGCTTCAGGCGCGACACTGAGTGGGGTTTCACTGAACTCTCTGATGTCTTCGAAGATTCTGGGTAAGTAACCTCCTGCTGTTCCGCGCCGCGCTCCCATGTCGACTTGGCGCGCTTCGAACTTGATCTGCGCGCTCCCCGGCTGCCAGCAACAAGCTTCAATGCGCGGATCCCCGACGAGGTTCGGCACAGCAGCGCATAAACCATAAAGCTCCCGATTTTCCGAAAACGATACGATTACGCTATCGAAAGTCGGTTCCTGGAGCGCTTGAGCGACGCCCTCCATGCGAAGCATCTTGAAAAAAATGAAGTCCGCGACCCCGAGAGTAAAGTCGGCTTTTGCGCCGTCGAATTCGGGTATCTCGGTTTCGATCCAAGGATTGGCCTCAAAAAAAGCGTTGGAGAGGGCGGCAGCTGCCTTGTGGCTGGCTTCGTGCAACCGGTGATACCGACGATGAAAACGATCAACACGCGACCGTGCGTGCTCAATCGTTATGTCTATGCCCGGCAGTTCAGCTTGGACCGCCGCGAGATCAGCGTGACCGTAGAGATCTCCGTATCGGATGATCGTCAGTCTCTTGGCTCCGGCAGCCAGACGGCTCATGACCTTTGGATGCAATTCGCCATCGATGACTAGCAAACGGTTGCGGCATGGCGCAGGGCGACTGAGGGCGTGTGCGCCATTCGGAGCGACCGAGGCATCTGCTCCCTGTCCAAGCGGCCTCAGAAATATCGCTTTCACAGCTGATGGGATCACCGGCTGGTTTGATCCTTTTGTGATCAAAGCCAGCAAGGCTTCAAGTAAGTCCGCTTCACCTCGCTCCAACAGCGCCACGGCCAGGCCTGCGATACGGGCGGGATCTCCGCGCGTACTGTCGGCGAGTTGAGGCACCATCTCTCTTAGTCTCGCCGAGGACGTCGGATCGTCAGTCTCACATAAAAGAATCCGATAATCTTTAGGTCGAGGTTTCGCGCAAAGGTAGCTTTGAACCAAGCTATCGCCGATGTCCTGACCGTAGCGTGTCACAAGCCGCTTGTGAAGCCAGAGCAGCCTCGCCCTTGTGCGCCGGCGAAGCGGAAAGTGGGTCATCCATCCAATAGCAGCTCGCGGCCCCAGAGCGCCCGCCAGCAAACTCATCATGGCTCGAGAGTAGCGCGCTTCGAGGTTATTCGGGAGATATGCAAGAATGCGGTTCATGAGCATTATTTTTGTTCAAAAAAGACGACGCGATATTCAGGCTGCATTCGCGCCTAGTTGCCTGCGAGAGGAGCGGAATGGCGTTAGGCGACACGGACGAAGTTGTCCAGATCTTTCAATGATGGCCCCTGACCAATCTGTGCTCAAAGCTGCTATCGAGGGCGCAACTGTAAATCCTGTTGGAGCGAGGGCCCCCGAGGCACAGAGCTGCGCTAAGCTCTTTTCTCAACCTCTGGGAATTAGACCAAACGGGTTAATTCCTTGTCAAAGAAGTTTCCTAGCCTGGGCTTTGCCGGAGTTGAAGGAACGAACACCCCGCCAGCAATTTCCTCTGCATTTGTCAAACTCATAAGTCGTGTTCCTCTGTCGGACCTCATCGACGCTGAAGTGTTTAAGGCAGATGCAGCGCGGCGCGTCAAGCGTGGTCCTGCGGCTAGCGTTCGCACGGACAATTTAAGGGCGGGGACGGCGCATCTCAGCCAATCGACGGATCACCGCCTCTAAACACGAGGGCCCCCCTGTTTCGGGATCAAAATATTGCGAATGCATAAGGTACGCGGCAGCGAAAATCTCGCGGGCGGACAGGCGTCGCGTCCGACGGGCACTCGTCTGTCGATCGTCGGTAACACCCCAACCGGCATAAAACGGCAGACCGACGCAGGTAACGGGAATGCCGCGCAATACTGCTTCGAAGCCCATCAGGGAGGTAATCGTATAAACGTGGTCGGCTACGTCGAGTGCGTCGGCAGGCGTCACGTCCATATCCAGAATATCGCAGAGATGTGACACCTCGGCTGGATCAGAAACACCCGCCCGCTTTTTGCGCAAGATTTCGGGGTGAGGTTTGTAGACCACCTGGGCGCCAGGATTTTCCAACGCGGCAAGTCTGACGAGTTCGTTGTTGTTGAAGGGCCTGTCACACCCATAAGCAATCGCTGCATCTGTCTCCACCTGACCGACCACAAGCACGCGTTTCCTTATTTTAGGACCGAGCAACGTGTCGATGTCCACGTGCTTGCCCATATTGTATTTACTCACTCGCAAGTCGAGTAGCATCCGGATGCATGCATCGGCGCGCTCCATCAGTGCCGTATCCGCTCGGAAATCATAAGTCTGCAGCGTTCGCTCCAACTCCGATGGATTTTTCGCGTCATAGTGGACCGTTCGTCTGTCGATGATCAAGGAGGCCGGCGCAGCGTTCAGGGTGCCGAGTGATACGGAGCGAACGAAGCCATCCTCAACATAGAAGAAAGGAATGCGAAACTGCCGACAAAATGCCTTCAAGAAGGCCGGATACTTGAAACCCCAAACGAAGACACTTGGCCGTGGGACTAGCAGAAGCCGCAAAGGCCAACCTTGCAAAAACATCAGTTTGGGATTGCGGGTAACCACAGTGCATTGCAAATCCGGGAACCAGCGGGGGATGTATTGTTTCCATGGTTTGAACCCAAAGAAAACGGCTTGCCGTGCCATGAGCCTCTCCAGTCTTTGGGGAGTATATTCCGGAAGGAGCGGTGCGTTTCAATATCAGAACTCGCAAGTCGCCGTGGCGAAGCGTATCTGGCTATTCGACTACTCAACCTTCTCTCATTGCTCTTGCCGAGAAAGTGAAAAGTGAGAGGCCGACGAACACACTGATCGCTGTGAATGTGTAGAGGTAGTTTAGATCCAACCCCTGCGCCCAATATTCAGGATATACGCCCTTCCTAAAAAGGATGATAGCGTGGACGACAGGATTGAATAGCAGCACATCGTCGAATGGATGCGGGATTAAATGTGGTAAGAAGAGTACCCCAGATAGCAGCATAAGGGGACGCATTACCACGCCGAAGATTTGCTCATATATTGGGAAGCGAGCAAACAGGGCAATATTGGAAAGACCAACACCTAAGCCCAAGAGTGTCGCCAGGAAGCAAGCCCCCGCGGCAGAGGCTAAGTCGATATGCAGCGTGAGATCGCTCTCCAAGGCCACCACATTCATTACGATAATTACGATGAGAAACGACGTGGATGCTTGCAACAAATAACGCGACGAAACGGCATCCGCCGGCGTGACCATCGGATAACTCAAAAGAGCCTTGTTGGACTTTATCGTGCCGGAGACGAATGACTGCATCGTCTGATAACAGTGAAATGGCAAGTAGCCCGTGGCAAAGAATAGGGGGAAACTGGTGCCGAGCGCAGGCAATCTGGCGATTGTCTGAAATATCAGGGTCAACATCACGACGTGGGCGACCGGGTCAAAAAGCGCCCACAGGTAACCCCCGGGCTTGCCACCATACCTTGTAGACATCTCCCTAATCATCAAAGCCGCGGTAACGCGGGCATGTTGTCTGATAAGCTCCACAAACACCTCAGATCTTCAAGAGCGCCATAAAGTTTTCAGCCATAAGCGCGTGCCCCGCTGCCGACAGATGCATCCCATCGGGTGACAAGGTCTTCTGTGTTCCCTGTTCCCAGCAGATCCGGTCCATATCAATGAGGTTGCATCGCTCGCGTTTGGCAACATCATATACTGCCATGTTGAAGCGGTTAAAGCTCCATGACATGTGCGGCGTTTTGGCGGCAAACTTCGTCGGTGGCTGAATGATAGTGACAAAGGTGACTGAGCGAGCCCCATTGGAGCGGGCCAACTTCGCGGCTTCCTCGAGGCGCTTCTCGTAGACTGTCAGTGGAGTGTAGGTATGATCGAAATCACTCTCAACCAGAGGTGTGCGATATACTTGAGCAAATTGTACAATCTTCTGGCGAATCTCTACCGTCAGAGTCGAGAGTGCCAATCGCTGCTCTTCCATGAACATGCGGACAACGCAGTCATTGAGTCCGATATGAATGAGCACGTCAGCGTTGCGACAGTCTGCCCGCGATCGAAGAGCCTTAAGCATGAACTCAGTAGTGCCATAGCGCCGGCACAAAGGCTGGACCGACGCGCTCCCACTCTCGAGCATGCTTTCCAGTATTTTTCCAGAAGCTGTCATCTCGAAATTTGTAGCCTCAATCTTGGATCCGGGAACCCCTCTCGGAAGCCCAAGAGAATCGCTGACTATCACTGCCTTCCTGAGAGTCTCTCCCTCCGAGGAATGCATTCTCGCATGTTGCTCAAAATCAGCTGACTCCTGATCGAGCTTTGTATGCTCGTCTTCGATTGCCGCCACGACTTTCGGAGGATCGGCGTGAACCAGCTTTGAACGCGCATCCTTAAAGCATGCGATAGCCTCTTTTATCTCTCCTTTTCTGGCCAACACACCGGCCCTGTCGATAAGAGCCTCAATTTCTACCAATCTCTTTTCGGACGATCCGAACATAGCATTAAAACCTGAAAATCCTCTGCAGCCAAAGAGAGTTCGCATCCACGCACTTCCCTGAATCGCTATTTCCCTTCTTTCAGGAGCCAAGTTTAAGAGCACGGATTGCCTCCCCTCAATCGCCGCGGATCCGGCCGCCTAATCAGCATCAATCGAACACAACGTCAATGACTCACAATCGAGCGGATAAGGGCTCGGTGCGCCTATCCCCAGCGTTGCGAACCTGCGTTTTGCCTGATAGTCGTCGCCGTGATCGATCCACGAGGACAATGATATGCAAATTCCTGGCTCAGTACTTGCTTTGATCCCAGCAAG
The genomic region above belongs to Sinorhizobium mexicanum and contains:
- a CDS encoding SGNH/GDSL hydrolase family protein encodes the protein MLLNLAPERREIAIQGSAWMRTLFGCRGFSGFNAMFGSSEKRLVEIEALIDRAGVLARKGEIKEAIACFKDARSKLVHADPPKVVAAIEDEHTKLDQESADFEQHARMHSSEGETLRKAVIVSDSLGLPRGVPGSKIEATNFEMTASGKILESMLESGSASVQPLCRRYGTTEFMLKALRSRADCRNADVLIHIGLNDCVVRMFMEEQRLALSTLTVEIRQKIVQFAQVYRTPLVESDFDHTYTPLTVYEKRLEEAAKLARSNGARSVTFVTIIQPPTKFAAKTPHMSWSFNRFNMAVYDVAKRERCNLIDMDRICWEQGTQKTLSPDGMHLSAAGHALMAENFMALLKI